In one window of Kitasatospora sp. MMS16-BH015 DNA:
- the mfd gene encoding transcription-repair coupling factor, which yields MSLAGLLDVVVRDAALTEAIEAAATGHRPHLDLVGPPAARPFVVAALARSLAREAGESGRPVLAVTATGREAEDLAASLRSLLPPDAVAEYPAWETLPHERLSPRSDTVGRRLAVLRRIVHPRADDPAAGPVQVIVAPVRSVLQPQVKGLAELEPVALQRGEQHDLDAVARRLAAAAYARVELVEKRGEFAVRGGILDVFPPTEEHPLRVEFWGDEVEEIRYFKVADQRSLEIAEHGVWAPPCRELLLTEEVRARAAALAERHPELGEILDKIAQGIAVEGMESLAPVLVDDMELLMDVLPIGSVAVVCDPERVRTRAADLVATSQEFLHASWVAAAAGGDRPIDLETIDVSAASLRSLAEVREHAAEIGLPWWSVSPFATSDSALDGPLEFDASTLTLGMHAVEAYRGDTARAIADAKERLAADWRVVMVTEGHGPASRLAELLGNEGIPARLVADLTEPPTRDVVYVSCGSIEHGFVDETLKLTVVTETDLSGQKSSTKDMRRMPSRRRNAVDPLALQAGDYVVHEAHGVGRYVEMVQRTVQGATREYLVLEYAPAKKGHPGDRLFVPTDQLDQVTKYVGGEAPTLHRLGGADWAKTKQRAKKAVKEIAADLIKLYSARMAAPGHTFGPDTPWQRELEDAFPYAETPDQLTTIAEVKSDMEKSVPMDRLICGDVGYGKTEIAVRAAFKAVQDGKQVAVLVPTTLLVQQHFSTFAERYANFPVNVKALSRFQTDAEAKAVLEGLFEGSVDVVIGTHRLFSSETRFKDLGLVIVDEEQRFGVEHKEQLKKLRANVDVLTMSATPIPRTLEMAVTGIREMSTITTPPEERHPVLTFVGPYDEKQISAAIRRELLREGQVFYIHNRVESIDKAAARLKDLVPEARIATAHGQMGESQLEKVVVDFWEKEFDVLVSTTIVESGIDISNANTLIVERGDTFGLSQLHQLRGRVGRGRERGYAYMLYPPEKPLTETAHERLATIAQHTEMGAGMYVAMKDLEIRGAGNLLGGEQSGHIAGVGFDLYMRMVGEAVAEFRDSLASGGAAPEEEPLEVKIELPVDAHVPHDYAPGERLRLQAYRSIAAVNSEEDIAQVREELKDRYGKLPEAVENLLMVAGLRLYARRCGISDITLQGSNVRFGPVELRESQELRLNRLYPRSQVKATARQALVPRPGSGRIGSKPLVGRELLQWCTEFLTTIFDDLAGAKK from the coding sequence ATGAGCCTTGCCGGACTGCTCGATGTCGTCGTACGGGACGCCGCCCTCACCGAGGCGATCGAGGCGGCGGCCACCGGCCACCGCCCGCACCTCGACCTGGTCGGCCCGCCCGCCGCGCGGCCGTTCGTGGTAGCCGCGCTGGCCCGTTCGCTGGCCCGGGAGGCCGGCGAGAGTGGCCGGCCCGTCCTCGCGGTGACCGCCACCGGCCGGGAGGCGGAGGACCTGGCGGCGAGCCTGCGCTCGCTGCTGCCGCCGGACGCGGTGGCCGAGTACCCGGCCTGGGAGACGCTGCCGCACGAGCGGCTCTCGCCCCGCTCGGACACCGTCGGCCGCCGGCTCGCGGTGCTGCGCCGGATCGTGCACCCCAGGGCGGACGACCCGGCCGCCGGGCCGGTGCAGGTGATCGTGGCGCCGGTCCGCTCGGTGCTCCAGCCGCAGGTCAAGGGGCTGGCGGAGCTGGAGCCGGTCGCGCTGCAGCGCGGCGAGCAGCACGACCTCGACGCGGTGGCCCGGCGGCTGGCGGCTGCCGCGTACGCCCGGGTCGAGCTGGTGGAGAAGCGCGGCGAGTTCGCCGTGCGCGGCGGCATCCTGGACGTCTTCCCGCCCACCGAGGAGCACCCGCTGCGGGTGGAGTTCTGGGGCGACGAGGTCGAGGAGATCCGGTACTTCAAGGTGGCCGACCAGCGCTCGCTGGAGATCGCCGAGCACGGGGTCTGGGCGCCGCCCTGCCGGGAGCTGCTGCTCACCGAGGAGGTGCGGGCCCGGGCCGCCGCGCTGGCGGAGCGCCACCCGGAGCTGGGCGAGATCCTGGACAAGATCGCCCAGGGCATCGCCGTGGAGGGCATGGAGTCGCTCGCCCCCGTCCTGGTGGACGACATGGAACTGCTGATGGACGTGCTCCCGATCGGGTCCGTCGCGGTGGTCTGCGACCCCGAGCGGGTCCGCACCCGGGCCGCCGATCTGGTGGCGACCAGTCAGGAGTTCCTGCACGCCTCCTGGGTGGCCGCGGCCGCCGGCGGCGACCGGCCGATCGACCTGGAGACCATCGACGTCTCGGCCGCGTCGCTCCGCTCGCTGGCCGAGGTGCGCGAGCACGCGGCCGAGATCGGGCTGCCCTGGTGGTCGGTGAGCCCGTTCGCGACCAGCGACTCGGCCCTCGACGGCCCGCTGGAGTTCGACGCCTCGACCCTGACGCTCGGCATGCACGCCGTGGAGGCGTACCGGGGCGACACCGCGCGGGCGATCGCCGACGCCAAGGAGCGGCTGGCCGCCGACTGGCGGGTGGTCATGGTGACCGAGGGCCACGGCCCGGCCAGCCGGCTGGCCGAGCTGCTCGGCAACGAGGGCATCCCGGCCCGGCTGGTCGCCGACCTGACCGAGCCGCCGACCCGGGACGTGGTCTACGTCTCCTGCGGCTCGATCGAGCACGGCTTCGTCGACGAGACGCTCAAGCTCACCGTGGTCACCGAGACCGACCTCTCCGGCCAGAAGTCCTCCACCAAGGACATGCGCCGGATGCCGTCCCGCCGCCGCAACGCCGTGGACCCGCTGGCCCTGCAGGCCGGCGACTACGTGGTGCACGAGGCGCACGGCGTGGGCCGGTACGTGGAGATGGTGCAGCGCACCGTGCAGGGCGCGACCCGCGAGTACCTGGTGCTCGAGTACGCCCCGGCGAAGAAGGGCCACCCCGGCGACCGGCTCTTCGTGCCCACCGACCAGCTCGACCAGGTGACCAAGTACGTCGGCGGCGAGGCCCCGACCCTGCACCGGCTCGGCGGCGCGGACTGGGCCAAGACCAAGCAGCGGGCCAAGAAGGCCGTCAAGGAGATCGCCGCCGACCTGATCAAGCTCTACTCGGCCCGGATGGCGGCCCCCGGCCACACCTTCGGCCCGGACACCCCCTGGCAGCGCGAGCTGGAGGACGCCTTCCCGTACGCGGAGACGCCCGACCAGCTGACCACCATCGCCGAGGTCAAGTCGGACATGGAGAAGTCCGTCCCGATGGACCGCCTGATCTGCGGCGACGTCGGCTACGGCAAGACCGAGATCGCGGTGCGGGCCGCCTTCAAGGCCGTCCAGGACGGCAAGCAGGTGGCCGTGCTGGTGCCGACCACGCTGCTGGTGCAGCAGCACTTCTCCACCTTCGCCGAGCGGTACGCCAACTTCCCGGTGAACGTGAAGGCGTTGTCGCGGTTCCAGACCGACGCCGAGGCGAAGGCCGTGCTGGAGGGCCTGTTCGAGGGCTCGGTGGACGTGGTGATCGGCACCCACCGGCTGTTCTCCAGCGAGACCCGGTTCAAGGACCTCGGGCTGGTGATCGTCGACGAGGAGCAGCGCTTCGGCGTCGAGCACAAGGAGCAGTTGAAGAAGCTGCGGGCCAACGTGGACGTGCTGACCATGTCGGCCACCCCGATCCCGCGCACCCTGGAGATGGCCGTCACCGGCATCCGCGAGATGTCCACCATCACCACCCCGCCGGAGGAGCGGCACCCGGTGCTGACCTTCGTCGGCCCCTACGACGAGAAGCAGATCTCGGCGGCGATCCGGCGCGAACTGCTCCGCGAGGGCCAGGTCTTCTACATCCACAACCGGGTGGAGTCGATCGACAAGGCGGCGGCCCGGCTGAAGGACCTGGTGCCCGAGGCGCGGATCGCCACCGCGCACGGGCAGATGGGGGAGAGCCAGCTGGAGAAGGTGGTGGTCGACTTCTGGGAGAAGGAGTTCGACGTGCTGGTCTCCACCACGATCGTCGAGTCCGGCATCGACATCTCCAACGCCAACACGCTCATCGTCGAGCGCGGTGACACCTTCGGCCTCTCCCAGCTGCACCAGCTGCGCGGGCGGGTCGGCCGCGGGCGCGAGCGCGGGTACGCGTACATGCTCTACCCGCCGGAGAAGCCGCTGACCGAGACCGCCCACGAGCGGCTGGCCACCATCGCCCAGCACACCGAGATGGGCGCCGGCATGTACGTGGCGATGAAGGACCTGGAGATCCGCGGCGCGGGCAACCTGCTCGGCGGCGAGCAGTCCGGGCACATCGCGGGCGTCGGCTTCGACCTCTACATGCGGATGGTCGGCGAGGCCGTGGCCGAGTTCCGGGACTCGCTGGCGAGCGGGGGTGCGGCGCCGGAGGAGGAGCCGCTGGAGGTGAAGATCGAGCTGCCCGTGGACGCCCACGTGCCGCACGACTACGCCCCTGGCGAGCGGCTGCGCCTGCAGGCGTACCGCTCGATCGCGGCGGTCAACTCCGAGGAGGACATCGCGCAGGTCCGCGAGGAGCTCAAGGACCGGTACGGCAAGCTGCCGGAGGCGGTGGAGAACCTGCTGATGGTGGCCGGGCTGCGGCTCTACGCCCGCCGCTGCGGGATCTCGGACATCACCCTGCAGGGCTCGAACGTCCGGTTCGGGCCGGTGGAGCTGCGGGAGTCGCAGGAGCTGCGGCTGAACCGGCTCTACCCGCGCAGCCAGGTCAAGGCGACGGCGCGTCAGGCGCTGGTGCCCCGGCCGGGCAGCGGGCGGATCGGCAGCAAGCCGCTGGTCGGGCGGGAGCTGCTGCAGTGGTGCACCGAGTTCCTGACCACGATCTTCGACGATCTGGCGGGGGCGAAGAAGTAG
- a CDS encoding DUF4352 domain-containing protein translates to MRRTAALLLTAALVTLGATACGPTDSSVSTTAKTTAPAAGAAGTAKGSAAPAKSSAAKLGDTIGLKGTEAGNTADVTVVKLTDNAEGADEFTKPADGKRFVAVQFRIKATGAKGYNDAPQNSAKLIDAQGQAYGATVADTKAGPAFQVPAAIASGESALGFVTFEVPADAKPSKVQFALDSGFAQQTGQWTL, encoded by the coding sequence ATGCGCCGTACCGCCGCCCTGCTGCTCACCGCCGCCCTCGTCACCCTGGGCGCCACCGCCTGCGGCCCGACCGACTCCTCGGTCTCCACCACCGCCAAGACCACCGCCCCCGCCGCCGGGGCGGCCGGCACCGCCAAGGGCTCCGCCGCGCCGGCCAAGAGCTCGGCCGCCAAGCTGGGCGACACCATCGGCCTCAAGGGCACCGAGGCGGGCAACACCGCCGACGTCACCGTGGTGAAGCTGACCGACAACGCCGAGGGGGCCGACGAGTTCACCAAGCCCGCCGACGGCAAGCGCTTCGTCGCGGTGCAGTTCCGGATCAAGGCCACCGGCGCCAAGGGCTACAACGACGCCCCGCAGAACAGCGCCAAGCTGATCGACGCCCAGGGCCAGGCCTACGGCGCGACGGTGGCCGACACCAAGGCCGGCCCGGCCTTCCAGGTGCCCGCCGCCATCGCCTCCGGCGAGAGCGCCCTCGGCTTCGTCACCTTCGAGGTGCCGGCCGACGCCAAGCCGAGCAAGGTCCAGTTCGCGCTGGACAGCGGCTTCGCCCAGCAGACCGGCCAGTGGACCCTGTGA